One Heteronotia binoei isolate CCM8104 ecotype False Entrance Well chromosome 20, APGP_CSIRO_Hbin_v1, whole genome shotgun sequence DNA segment encodes these proteins:
- the EMP2 gene encoding epithelial membrane protein 2, with product MLILLAFIIIFHIISAAFLFIATIDSAWWVGDGFKTDLWQFCNYTNCTSIDEQFPDYQAIQAMQATMILATIFCCLAFFTFILQLFRLKQGERFIHTSVLQLISCLCVLIAVCIYTDRHEVLHTGGIYDFDISSGQFGYCFILAWLAFACTLISGLMYLVLRKRK from the exons ATGCTGATTCTTTTGGCGTTCATCATCATCTTTCATATCATCTCCGCCGCGTTTCTGTTTATTGCTACGATCGACAGC GCTTGGTGGGTCGGGGATGGCTTCAAAACAGATCTTTGGCAGTTCTGCAATTATACCAACTGCACATCTATCGACGAACAGTTCCCAG ACTACCAAGCCATCCAGGCCATGCAAGCCACCATGATCCTGGCCACCATCTTCTGCTGCCTGGCCTTCTTCACCTTCATCCTGCAGCTCTTCCGCCTCAAGCAAGGAGAGAGATTCATCCACACGTCTGTCCTCCAGCTGATATCGT GCTTGTGTGTGCTTATCGCGGTCTGCATTTACACGGACAGACACGAAGTCCTTCACACAGGCGGAATCTACGACTTCGACATCAGCAGCGGCCAGTTTGGATACTGTTTCATCCTAGCTTGGTTGGCGTTTGCCTGCACCCTCATCAGCGGCCTCATGTACCTCGTCCTAAGGAAGCGCAAATAA